One stretch of Eupeodes corollae chromosome 2, idEupCoro1.1, whole genome shotgun sequence DNA includes these proteins:
- the LOC129946754 gene encoding larval cuticle protein 65Ag1-like has protein sequence MKFVIVLVALFGLALAAPAAEEASIVRSDSNVGAEGYQFAVETSDGKSHSEEGQLKNIGAEDEAIVVRGQYQYIGDDGVTYSVSYIADENGFQPQGAHLPVAPSA, from the exons ATGAAATTCGTTATTGTTCTCGTCGCCCTTTTCGGTTTGGCTTTGGCCGCCCCAGCTGCTGAAGAAGCTTCCATCGTCCGCTCAGACAGCAATGTCGGTGCTGAAGGATACCAATTCgc tgtTGAAACCAGTGATGGCAAATCCCACTCCGAAGAAGGACAATTGAAGAACATTGGTGCTGAAGATGAAGCTATTGTTGTTCGTGGACAATACCAATACATCGGAGATGATGGTGTCACCTACTCTGTCAGCTACATCGCCGATGAGAACGGTTTCCAACCCCAAGGTGCTCATTTGCCAGTTGCCCCATCAgcttaa
- the LOC129946876 gene encoding larval cuticle protein 65Ag1-like gives MKFVIVLVALFGLALAAPPQSPQDAQVLRQDANVGAEGYNFGVETSDGKSHYEEGQLKNIGTENEALVVRGQFQYIGDDGVTYTVSYIADENGFQPSAAHLPVAPVA, from the exons ATGAAATTCGTCATTGTTCTCGTTGCCCTTTTCGGTTTGGCTTTGGCTGCTCCACCACAATCTCCACAGGACGCTCAAGTCCTCCGTCAAGACGCCAATGTTGGTGCTGAAGGATACAACTTCGG TGTTGAGACCAGTGATGGAAAGTCACATTACGAGGAAGGTCAATTGAAGAACATTGGAACTGAAAACGAAGCTCTCGTTGTTCGTGGTCAATTCCAATACATTGGTGATGATGGTGTCACTTACACCGTCAGCTATATCGCCGATGAGAACGGTTTCCAACCCAGTGCCGCTCATTTGCCAGTTGCTCCAGTTGCTTAA
- the LOC129946157 gene encoding larval cuticle protein 65Ag1-like: MKFVIVLVALFGLALAAPAAQEASIVRSDSNVGAEGYDFAVETSDGKAHSEQGQLKNIGTEAEALSVKGSFSYIGDDGITYTVNYIADENGFQPSAAHLPVAPVA, translated from the exons ATGAAATTCGTCATTGTTCTCGTTGCCCTTTTCGGTTTGGCTTTGGCCGCCCCAGCTGCCCAAGAAGCTTCCATCGTCCGCTCAGACAGCAATGTCGGTGCTGAAGGATACGATTTCGC tgTTGAGACCAGTGACGGTAAGGCTCACTCTGAACAAGGTCAATTGAAGAACATCGGAACTGAAGCCGAAGCTCTCTCAGTTAAGGGATCTTTCTCTTACATCGGAGATGATGGTATCACCTACACCGTCAACTACATCGCCGATGAGAACGGTTTCCAACCCAGCGCCGCTCATTTGCCAGTTGCCCCAGTTGCctaa
- the LOC129946155 gene encoding larval cuticle protein 65Ag1-like, translated as MKFVIVLVALFGLALAAPAAQEASIVRSDSNVGAEGYDFAVETSDGKAHSEQGQLKNIGTEAEALSVKGSFSYIGDDGITYTVNYIADENGFQPSAAHLPVAPVA; from the exons ATGAAATTCGTCATTGTTCTCGTCGCCCTTTTCGGTTTGGCTTTGGCCGCCCCAGCTGCCCAAGAAGCTTCCATCGTCCGCTCAGACAGCAATGTCGGTGCTGAAGGATACGATTTCGC tGTTGAGACCAGTGACGGTAAGGCTCACTCTGAACAAGGTCAATTGAAGAACATCGGAACTGAAGCCGAAGCTCTCTCAGTTAAGGGATCTTTCTCTTACATCGGAGATGATGGTATCACCTACACCGTCAACTACATCGCCGATGAGAACGGTTTCCAACCCAGCGCCGCTCATTTGCCAGTTGCCCCAGTTGCctaa
- the LOC129946944 gene encoding larval cuticle protein 65Ag1-like yields the protein MKFVIVLVALFGLALAAPAAQEASIVRSDSNVGAEGYDFAVETSDGKAHSEQGQLKNIGTEAEALSVKGSFSYIGDDGITYTVNYIADENGFQPSAAHLPVAPVA from the exons ATGAAATTCGTTATTGTTCTCGTCGCCCTTTTCGGTTTGGCTTTGGCCGCCCCAGCTGCCCAAGAAGCTTCCATCGTCCGTTCAGACAGCAATGTCGGTGCTGAAGGATACGATTTCGC tgTTGAGACCAGTGACGGTAAGGCTCACTCTGAACAAGGTCAATTGAAGAACATCGGAACTGAAGCCGAAGCTCTCTCAGTTAAGGGATCTTTCTCTTACATCGGAGATGATGGTATCACCTACACCGTCAACTACATCGCCGATGAGAACGGTTTCCAACCCAGCGCCGCTCATTTGCCCGTTGCCCCAGTTGCTTAA
- the LOC129948025 gene encoding endocuticle structural protein SgAbd-6-like, protein MNSVIFIVLALFAINILAAPLDDSKIAQIISYENENLGIDGYKFSFETSDGTKRSEEATLKNIGKDNEAISVRGTISWLGADGITYTINFLADENGYQPEGDHIPKA, encoded by the exons ATGAATTCG GTAATTTTTATTGTACTTGCATTGTTTGCCATCAATATTTTGGCTGCTCCCTTAGATGATTCAAAAATTGCACaaataatttcttatgaaaatgaaaatcttgGAATTGATGGATACAAATTTTC CTTTGAAACTAGCGATGGTACAAAAAGAAGTGAAGAAGCAACTcttaaaaatatcggtaaagATAACGAAGCTATATCAGTTCGTGGAACAATTTCATGGCTTGGAGCAGATGGAATAACTTATACAATTAATTTTCTTGCTGATGAAAATGGTTATCAACCAGAAGGAGATCATATTCCTAAGGCAtag